The Subtercola sp. PAMC28395 genome segment CGGGCATCCGGTCAGAGGGCGACGAGGTCACCGCGACCCCGATCCGCTCGAACTACTTCGACCTCGCCATGATCTTCGACTACTGGGGTGTCAAGCGCCTCAATCACCACACCGAGGCCACCTCCATGCTCTACGGCTCGCGGGAGTGCGCGCGCCTGCTCGTCGAAGAGGGTATCGACGAGGCGGTCGAGCGGCACCGGATGCACGGCGGGGCCATGCTCGAAGGCCTCCGCGGCCTTGGCCTCACCATCTTCGGCGACGAGTCGCACAAGATGAACAACGTGACCGCGGTGTTCATCCCCGAAGGTGTCTCCGGCGACGCCGTGCGGGGCGAACTGCTGGATGACTTCGGCATCGAGATCGGTACGAGTTTCGGCCCCCTGCACGGCAAGGTCTGGCGCATCGGAACGATGGGGTACAACGCCCGCAAAGACACCGTGCTCACGACGCTCGCCGCGCTCGAGCAGGTGCTGCGGCGTGCCGGGGCAAACGTCGTCGGAGGTTCTGGCGTCGGTGCCGCGTATGACTTCTACGCCAGCGAGTCCGTGGTCGACGCGGCTGTTGCCGAGCCGCAGGCCACGCCGACTCTGGCCGAGAGCCTGGCGCTCTAGTGCAGCAGGGCCGGAGTGCACCCGCACCCTGCGCGGCGATCGACCGCACCAGCGCGCTCTCGATTCTGGCGCGCTGCGACGAGCTGGCCGCCCACAGCACCCTTCCCGGCGGGCTGATCAACCGGGTCTACCTCTCGAACGAACACCGGGCGGTCAACGCTCTGGCAGCCCAGTGGATGATCGAGGCAGGCATGCACACCTGGCAGGACGCCGCCGGCAACCAGTGCGGGCGACTCGAGGGGCACGTTCCGGGCCTGCCTGCGCTTCTCCTCGGCTCGCACCTCGACACCGTTCCCTCGGCCGGTCGCTACGACGGTATCCTCGGGGTGCTCATCGCGATCGCCGTGGTCGACCGCCTGCACAGCAGAGGCACAGAGCTGCCCTTCGCCCTCGAGGTGGTGGCGTTCGGCGACGAAGAAGGCACCCGGTTCGGCCGCGCACTCCTCGGCTCCCGTGCGCTCGCCGGTACCTTCGACCCGGACTGGCTCGACCTCAGCGATGCCGACGGAATCTCCCTCCGTGATGCCTACCGGGCCTTCGGGCTCGACGCCGCGAAGATCGGCGATGCGGCCAGGGTTGCAGACGATCTCATCGGTTACCTCGAGGCGCACATCGAACAGGGCCCGTACCTGGAGGAAGCCGACCACGCACTCGGAATCGTCTCCTCCATCGCCGGAGCCCGGCGCTTCGCCATCACGGTGACGGGCCAGGCCGGCCACTCTGGCACACCGTTCGATCGTCGTCACGATGCGCTTGCAGGGGCCAGCGAGATCATCACGCTCATCGAGCGCTCGGCCCGCGATGCCGGTCTCATTGCGACAGTCGGGCACCTCGAGGTCTTTCCGAACGCGGTCAACGTCATTCCGGGACGCGTCGAACTGAGTCTCGACCTGCGCGCAGAACTAGATACCGAACGAGACGACGTCTTCGATCGGCTGTCTCATGAAGTGACGCAGATCTGTCACTCCCGCGGGCTGACTCTCGACATCCGCCAGACGCACAATGCCCCAGCAGTCGCCTGCAGCCCCGGCCTGCGCAAAGCCATCGCCGCCGGAATCGCCGCAACCGGCCAAGCTGATGCCCAGCTTCTGCTGAGCCGTGCGGGTCACGACGGAATGGCTGTCGGCGATCTCACCGAAATCGCGATGCTGTTCATCCGGTGTCGCGGGGGAGTGAGCCATCACCCCGACGAGCACGTCACCGACGTCGACGTCGCCAGCGCCACCGACGCGTTCGAGTCCGCCGTGCTCGCGCTGGCAGGTGCGACCCCGTGACCCTGGCCCCCGCCGCACCGATCGGCCAGCGCATCGACGAGTCGTACGGAGACCTCTCGCCGCAGGAACAGCGCGCAGCGGACTTCATCCTCGATCACCTCGCCGACCTTGCCGTCTACAACGCGTCGGAACTCGCGCGACTCAGCGGAGTGTCGAAGGCAACGGTCTCCCGACTCTTCCGCAGCCTCGG includes the following:
- a CDS encoding alanine--glyoxylate aminotransferase family protein, translated to MTAYMTETMGLYRQVFKTQNEQTLLVDGTSRAGIEAAMVSMIEPGDRVLVPVFGRFGHLLREIAERCGAEVHVIEAEWGTVFRPEQIEQAIIQTRPKILAVVHGDTSTTMAQPLDELGAICRKHDVIFYTDVTASLAGNLFEADAWGLDAVTAGLQKCLAGPSGSAPATFSAKAVDLINSRKSIEAGIRSEGDEVTATPIRSNYFDLAMIFDYWGVKRLNHHTEATSMLYGSRECARLLVEEGIDEAVERHRMHGGAMLEGLRGLGLTIFGDESHKMNNVTAVFIPEGVSGDAVRGELLDDFGIEIGTSFGPLHGKVWRIGTMGYNARKDTVLTTLAALEQVLRRAGANVVGGSGVGAAYDFYASESVVDAAVAEPQATPTLAESLAL
- a CDS encoding allantoate amidohydrolase, encoding MQQGRSAPAPCAAIDRTSALSILARCDELAAHSTLPGGLINRVYLSNEHRAVNALAAQWMIEAGMHTWQDAAGNQCGRLEGHVPGLPALLLGSHLDTVPSAGRYDGILGVLIAIAVVDRLHSRGTELPFALEVVAFGDEEGTRFGRALLGSRALAGTFDPDWLDLSDADGISLRDAYRAFGLDAAKIGDAARVADDLIGYLEAHIEQGPYLEEADHALGIVSSIAGARRFAITVTGQAGHSGTPFDRRHDALAGASEIITLIERSARDAGLIATVGHLEVFPNAVNVIPGRVELSLDLRAELDTERDDVFDRLSHEVTQICHSRGLTLDIRQTHNAPAVACSPGLRKAIAAGIAATGQADAQLLLSRAGHDGMAVGDLTEIAMLFIRCRGGVSHHPDEHVTDVDVASATDAFESAVLALAGATP